The following nucleotide sequence is from Streptomyces sp. HUAS CB01.
CCCCGGTGAGCCCGGGGCTGATGAGCGCGCTGCGTGCCGTACTGCCGGACGCGGCACGCGTGTTCAGCACCTACGGGTCGACCGAGGCACTACCGATGGCGCTGGTCGAGAGCAGGGAGGCACTGGCCGGACCCGCCGGCGGCCCCGCCTCCGCCCTCGGTGTCTGTGTGGGGCGGCCCGCACCCGGCACAACGGTCCGCACCATCGAGGTCAGCGACGGGCCGGTTCCCTTCTGGACGCCCCAACTGCCGGTCGAGGACGGTGAGATGGGCGAGATCGTGGTGAGCGGCCAGGCGGTCAGCCCGCGCTACTTCCGCTCTCCCGGGGCCGATGCGGAGCACAAGATCCAGGACGGCGGGCGTCGCTGGCACCGCACCGGTGACGTCGGATGGATCGACGGCGAGGGCCGCATCTGGTTCTGCGGACGCAAGAGCCACCGTGTCCGCACGGCGAACGGCGACCTGCACACCGTGCGCTGCGAAGGCGTCTTCAACGCCCACCCGCAGGTCAAGCGCACAGCACTGGTCGGCTTCGGCCCGCACGGCGAGCAGCGACCCGTGCTGTGCGTGGAGCTCGAACCGGGCACGGGTCCGGCACACTGGCCGCGCATCGAGCGCGAGTTGCGCGCTCTGGGCGCCGACAACCCGGTGACCAAGGGAATCGAGGACTTCCTGCCGCACCCCGCCTTCCCCGTGGACATCCGCCACAACGCCAAGATCCGCCGGGAGCTGCTGGCCGGCTGGGCCGAGGACCGGCTCACCGGAAGTCGCCGCCCGACCGCCGCGGACCGGGCGCTGCGCACCGTCCCGCTGCTCGGCTGGGCCTATCTGCCGGCCTGGCCGCTGCTGCCCTGGGACCACGTGGCGCTGACCGCCCTGTGGTGGATCGACGCCTTCCTGAGCGTCGTCGTCCATGCGCTCCAGATACCGTCCGCCCTGCGCGTGGAGCAGGAACTCGCCACCGGGCGAAGGCCCTGGGCCACGGCCGCGCTCACGATGCTGTTCGGTGCGACCTGGTGGCGCCGGCGCGGCGGCAGGCCGAAGGGGGCGGCCGCGTGAAGGTACTGGTGACGGGCGCGTCCGGGTTCCTGGGCAGCCACATCGTCGATGCCTGTCTGCGCGCGGGCGACGAGGTGCGGGTCCTCGTCCGCGAGGAGAGCGACCTCAGCCATCTGCGCACCGTCGCCGGCATCGAGTTCGCGTACGGAGACCTGCGTGACGCCGCGTCCCTGCGCAGGGCGACGGAAGACATCGACGTCGTGCACCACAGCGCGGCCCGGGTCACCGACCGAGGCACCCGGGCCCAGTTCCGGGACGAGAACGTCGCGGGCACCGAGCGCCTGATGACGGCGGCCCGGCGGGCGAGGGCACGGCGCTTCGTGTTCATCAGCAGCCCCAGCGCGCTGATGGGCGTTCGCGGCGGTGACCGGCTCGACATCGACGAGAGCGAGCCCTACCCCGCACGGCACCTCAATCTCTACTCGGAGACCAAGGCCGAAGCGGAGCGTCTCGTCCTGGCCGCGGACAGCGGGGAGTTCACCACCGTCGCGCTGCGCCCGCGGGCCGTGTGGGGGCCGCGTGACCACTCCGGTTTCATGCCGCGGCTGATCGCGAAGATGATGACGGGAAGTCTGCCCGACCTCTCCGGTGGCAGGCCGGTGTACGCCTCGCTGTGCTACTGCGAGAACGCCGCCGATGCCTGTGCAAAAGCGGCACGTGCCGACGGGGTCGGCGGCCGGGCGTACTTCATCGCCGACCGCAAGCCGGTGGAGGTGTGGAGCATGCTCGCCGTCCTCGCCGGACGGTTCGGCGGCAAACCCCCCACCCGGCAGGTCTCGCACCGTCTGCTGCGGGCACTCGCCTTCACGGCGGACACGGTCTGGAAGCTGCCGCCGCTGGCCAGGCACTCCTCCCCGCCGCTCTCCCGGTACACGCTGGCCCTGCTGACGCGTTCGGCGACGTACGACACCTCGGCCGCACGGCGGGACCTGGCCCCGCCGCCGGTCGCCCACGAGGTGGGGATGGCACGGCTCGAGGCCTGGATCGACAGCATCGGCGGCGTCAACGAGTACATCAGAAGGGTGCAGTAGTCATGAGCGCGCAGCACGCCGCCGTGGGCGGCGGTGCCGGTACCGGGTCTCGCGGCCCGGCGGCCTTCCGCCGGGCCGTCTCCCCCACCGAGTGGTCCTATCTTGCCGCCGCCCGGCTGGGCGAACTGCTGGTGCTCCAGCTGGTGGTCGAGGGCACGGGGCCGATCGACGCCCTGGCCCTGAGCCGTGCCGTGGCCGAGGCCTCGGCGTCCTGCCCCGGCTCGCGGCTGGTGCGCCGCGGCAGGACGTGGGTCGACAGCGGACGTCCGGCACGGGTCGTGGTCGTCGAAGGAACGCCGTTCGACCGCACGGCGCTCGCGGGACCACCGGAACTCAACGCCCCGCTCGCCCACGCGGAGGACCGCCCGGGCTGCGAAGTGCTGCTGCTCACCGGCGAACCCGCCACCGTGGTCTTCAGGGCGTCCCACTCCGTGATGGACCTCAAGGGCGTGTCGCTGTGGGCCACGGAGGTGTTCCGGGCCCTGCGCGGTGAACCCCCGCGGGGCGCCACGGACTCGCTGGCCGACTACACGCTGCTGGACGCGGTGGGCAGGACCGGGCAGCGGCCCCGTCTCGGGCTCGACCAGCGCTCACCGCTCGGCGGCCGGCCGGGCAGCGGTCCGGTGTGGCGGCGGCGTACGGTGGCGGGCCGCCACGCGGCGCTGGCCGCCAAGGTGGCGGCCGCGGTCGCGGAGGGCGTACCCGGTCCGGGGGCCCGGATCATGGTCCCCGTGGACCTGCGACGTCACGCCCCCGGTGTGTCGTCGACGGCCAATCTGGCCCTGCCGGTGTTCCTCGACATCCCGTCCGGTCAGGGCGCGGACGCCGTCCACCGGCGGTTGCTGGGCGCGCTGGCCTCCCGGCGGGAACTGGCCGCCGGCGCGGAGACGGCCCTGGCCCGCCTTCCGCTTCGGGCCGCTGCGGCCTTGGTGGGCGCGTCACGGGCCGCCGCCTCGGCACGACACCGGTACCTGGCGTCGGCCGTCGTGTCGAACGCCGGCCGGCTCGCGCCGGCCGACTTCAGCGCAGGGGAGTTCACCGCGACGACCGTCTACGCCCTGCCGGTGCACGCTCCCCTGGTACCGGTCAACATCGCGCTGCTGGAACTGCCCGAGCACGTCGAGCTCGTGGTCTCCGCCCGTGGAGCCGCGGACGTCGGCGAGCGCTGCGAGGCCCTGCTGGACCGCATCGACTCCGCGCTGGGCGCGGACGCAACGGCCTCGTGCACGCCGCCTCCGGCACCGCCGCGGAAGCCCGCTGCCGCCGAACTGCTGCTCGCGCCCGGCCCCGGCGGACTTCCTTCGCTGGACGACTCGGTGGTTCAGCTGTTCCGGGCGCAGGTCGCCCGCCGGCCGGACGCACCCGCCGTGCTCGGCGACGACCTGCGATGGTCGTACGCGGAACTGGACCGTCGCTCCGACGCCGTCGCGGCCGAACTGCTCGCCCTCGGCGTCCGGCGCGGCGAGGTCGTCGGTGTCCTGGCGGACCGTTCGGCAGCGGGCCTGGCAGGAGTCTGGGGCGTCCTGAAGGCGGGCGCGGCCTTCCTGCCCGTCGATGTGCGCAATCCGGCGCGGCGGGTCGAGGAGCTGCTGCACGACGCGGGGGCCGGCATCTGTCTCGCGGAGAAGGCCTCGTGCGACCGGGCTCAGGGCAGCGGATGCACGACGATCCTCCTCGAGGACGTCGCGGGCGACGGAGCGACCGTCGACGAGGAGGGTCGCGCGGCCCTCGCCGCCGCCGCTCCCGGCCCCGACGATCCGGCGTACGTCATCTACACGTCGGGCTCCACGGGCAGGCCGAAGGGCGTACAGATCGAGCACCGCAGCCTGACCAACGTCGTCGGGTGGATCGCCCCCTTCATGCGCTGCGACGAGGAGACCCGGGCCGCGTACTCCTTCTCCCCCGGGTTCGACCTCTCGATCATGCAGATCTTCCCGCCCCTGGTGCACGGCGGTGCCGTCGTGCCCGTCCCGGGTGAACTCGACCACGTCAAGCTGCGCGAGATGTTCTCCGGAGGGCTGGCCAACACCCTCGGGCTGACGCCGACCCACCTCGCTCTCGCCCGGCGTCTCGGAATCCGCGCCACGGGCATCCGCGCCCTCCAGTCCGGCGGCGAGAATCTCACCGCGGCCGACAGCAGCCGGGCACGCGCGTCGTTCGGACCCGACTGTCTCTTCGTGAACATCTACGGCCCCACCGAGGCCACGGTGGCCTGCACGGTCGCCGTCGTCGACGACGCCACCGGACGCCCGTCCGCACCGATCGGAGTGCCGGTGCACCGCACGTCCGTGGCCGTACTCGACGAGCGGGGACGCGAAGTCCCGGACGGCGAGCCGGGCGAACTCCATGTGACCGGCGTCCAGCTGGCCCGGGGCTACCTCGGGCGCCCCGACCTGACAGCCGACCGTTTCGTCTACCTCCCGGACGGCCGCCGCGCCTACCGCACGGGTGATCTGGTGCTCCGCCTTCCCGACGGACAGCTGGAGTACGCCGGCCGGATCGACTCCCAGGTGAAGATCCGCGGTCACCGTGTCGAGCCGGGTGAGGTCGAGGCCGCGCTCACTGCTCTGCCGGACATCGCGCAGGCCGCGGTGGTCGCCCGCCGCAGGAACGACACCGGCGCGCAGGCGCTGTGCGCTTTCGTCGTGCCGGCCCGGAGCGCGGCCGCCTTCGACGAGGCGGCCGTACGCGCCGATCTCGAGCGCTCTCTGCCGTCCCACCTGGTTCCCACGGTGATGTGTGCGGTCAACGGGCTGCCGGAGACGGCCAGCGGCAAGACCGACCGCAACGCGCTGCCGAATCCCTTCGACGAGGCACCCGCTCCTTCGAGGGCGGCCGAAGTCCCGGACAAGGCCACCGGACCGCGTACCGCGGGGGCGGCGGACGATCCGGGACCCGGTGTGGCCGCGGTGACGGCCGGGATCTGGGCCCGTGTCCTGCGCTGCGACGCCAAGGACCTCGATGCCTCGTCCGACTTCCATGCTCTGGGCGGCGACTCGCTCGCCGTCCTGGAGATGCTGGCCGCGCTGGGCGAGGAGCTGCTGGGCAGGGACGCGGAGCAGCGGTTCCTGACCCGACTCGGCTCCCTGAGCGAGAGACTGACGCTCGGCCGGGTCGTCGAAGCCGTCGAGGCGCTGCGGAGCGGGTCGTGATCTTCGTCGGAGAGGGCGCTCTCCTGTGGCGCGCCGTTCAGCACACCCTCGACAGCGACCTGCCGGTGGACCTGGTCTGCGGGCCTCCCCCGGCTGTGAACACCACTCGGCCCGATGTCCCCTTCCGCGCCGTCGCGGACGTCAACTCCGTGGCGGCCGAACTGGTCGCCGCCAGCACGGACGGCGTCGTCTGGTCGCTGAACAACCGGATGATCTTCCGTGCGCCGGTACTGTCCCGCGGGCTGCGCGTCCTCAACGTCCACCACGGTCCGCTGCCCGCCTACCGGGGGCTGCCGGAAGTGGCCCTGGTCTACGCGATGTTGCGTGGCGAGCGGGAGTTCGCCGCGACCCTCCACCAGGTGGACGACGGAATCGACACCGGCCCCGTCCTGGCCGCCGACCGCTTTCCGATCGGGCCCGACGAGCCGTTCCACATGGTTCTGCGCCGCGGACTACGGGTCTGCCACCGGCTCTTCGAGCGTTGTCTGCCCCTGGTGGCAGCCGACCCCGCCTGGAGCGGCGAACCGGCCCGCCCCGGGGGTGCCGGCGCCAACGGGTACTTCGGCCGCAGGGAACTGGCCCGTCTGCCCGACCACCGGGACCACCCGGAGTTCAGCCGGGCCACCAACCTGGGCTTCCTCGCGGACTACCTGCCGGAGCTCGCTGCGGTCCTGGAATGAGGCGACCGCGGATCCCTCCAGGCCCCGAGCAGCGCGGCCGCCGACCGTCGCGGCGCGGTCCGTCCGTGCAACGTTCTCGCGACCCCGCGGGGACACGGCTGGATCACCTGCCTCCACGCCGGCCGAGCGGCCGGGCCGACCCGGTCCCGGTCGCGCCGCGGTCGGCATCCGTCTCGCCGGCCAGGAGGAGCACGGCCCATGGAGCACCACACGACCGGGGATCCGCCGCCGGGCCGGTCACCGCGGAAGGCCGGGAAGTCAGGACGGGTGCGCCGACGCCGGCGGCGGCAAGCGCTCAAGCCACCGCGCCAGGCATCGCGCCCTCGGCAAGCTTGATGCGGGTCCAGATGTTCATGTTGACGACGACGGCGACGATCTCGAGCATCTCTTCGGGGCCGAAGTGCGCAGCGAGCGCGTCGTGGAAGCGCTGGAACGCCGTGTCGGGGTCCGTGTCGGCGACGCGGGTGAGCGCCTCGGCGTAGCGGAGCGCTGCCTGCTCCGCCTCGGAGTGGAGCTCGGTCTCCCACCACGCGGTCAGTGTGTCGATCTTGGCTCTGGGGACGCCCGCCTCGCGCGCCGCCTGGTAGTGCAGATTGAGGCAATAGGTGCAGCTGTTGAGCTGCGAGACCCGAAGACGCAGAAGCTGGGCCAAGCCGCGGTCGATCCGCAACTCCGCTGTGTAACCGAAGGACTCCGCGCCCATCCGGGCCATGCGGGTCAGCGCCTCGTTCCCCCGCGCGTCGAGCCGACGGTTCGTGATCTGGACATCGTCATCCATGGCGATCCTCTCGCTGCTTGTCATCCCCCGCGCTTTCCGACTCCACCCCGAGCCGGCTGCGACTGAACGAGCATGATCGGTGCGAGCCTCACGCGCGCATGCCCTGGGGCGCTTGGGCGGAACGCGTCGTAGCGGGCGATTGAACCGGCACCGCGTTGCATTTCCTGCTTCTGGCCCACCCGGCCCGATGCTCGTGCTGCTCGCGGTGCTGAGATGCCCGCTCACCGGCACATGTTCGTGCCGCTGACGGGGTGAACCCCGCACGGCAAGCCCCAGTCACGTGATGTCAGACGGGCGACCGCGAGATCCCCGCCGCCGTAAACACCGTCGAGCGATGCGTGCACTCGCGCGGCATTGCCAGGTACGACAAGACCGCCACCTCCTGTGCAGCGACGGTCGACCTGCCGCCGTTCCTCCGCCGGGCAAGGTCCGTGTGGAGGTGGATCCTAGTTGCGGTTGGCGAGGTAGTCATCGACCCGCCTGCGGAGATGGTGACGTCCGAGGGCAAGTCGACGACGCGCATCCGACGGCGACAAACCCAGGAACGCGCCGGCGCCAGCGAGTGTGTGCCCCTCCAGATCGACCAGATTCAGCAGATCGCCCGTCTTGGTCGAAAGATCATCCAGAGCCCCGTCCACCACCGAGTAGAGCTCAAGGGTTTGTGCCTCATCCTCTGGGAGCACACGCCGCAGTGGCGGCCATACGGTGGGAGCGCTGCTCCATCGGGAAACCTCTGATACGTCGTTGTAGAAGTCACCCAGGAAAAGTTCTGCCTGGTCGGCATCCGTATCGAGTCCATCGAGGTCGACCATCACATCACCCGAGTCGTCGAGGTCGTCATCCGGCGAAACGCCGCCAAATTCTTCTGCGGCCCCTTGAGATGAGTGATGTGCGAGCAAGCTGTCAGCCCAGATCTCCGGCTGTACGGCCACCTCGCGATCATGATGGCCCATTCGCTCGAGTAGCTGAGCAACCGCCTCCTGCCGAGACGGCGGAGCAGCGCCGGACGAGTCCCGAAGCAGGCTCGCCCAGGTTTCCTGCACCAGATCGTCCGCGTGCGCCGGGTCAGCAGCACGTGCGAGATCCGTCAGGAAGTGGTGGGTGTTCTCGTGCGTAGCCTCCCATTCCCCGATACCGAGACGCGCATCCCTGACTGACCCGGCGTGCTCGTCCGGTTGCCGCCAACCCATCACCGCCACGGTCTTTGCCAACTGATCGATGCACGCTGCACAGTCCCGGCAGTCGCGGACGTGGGCTGCGAGATCCGAGACGACATCGCGCGTCAGCGTCCCTTCGAGGGCCAGACTGCCGACGAATGCACTTTCCTTGCAGCCAACCACTTGGCCAACCCCGGAGTGAGAACGATGTGAATCCACTGGCTCTCCCCACAAAGCGCTCGCAGACACCAGTGTCCCGCACTCACGGCAATCGCACCTCTTGCTCCGGTCCGACTCCCGGGACCTGGGCCTGCACTCCCGGGGCCCTTCTCCGCACCTCGACGACATGTCCGCAGGCGGCCGTGACCAGCCGCAGGCGAGCCGGCCCGCACCCGGTGTCGAGTGCGCCAGGGGATGGAGGCACGGTGTCAGCAGTGACCGCGTTCGTGTGGGCGTCGCACTCCTGACCTCCGGTTGCGTGGACCGCCATGAGCCCGACCTCACCTCCTGTCGCCTGCTTGCCCGCGTGGTCGCGTGGAGGTGCCGCGCCGAGACGAAGACCCCGCCGGAGCAGTGCCCCCGGCACAGCTCCGGCGGAGCCTTCCGGCGGTGTGGATCAGTGGCCGTCGCCGGCCTCGACCGTGAACCGCTTGGTGAACATCCTGCCGCCGTCGCGGGACTCGTAGACGCCGCTCCGGGTGGCGGCCAGGATGTGCCGGTCGTCGACCGCCGTGAGCGCCTGGGCCTGCCCGCCGGGGACCGTACCCGCCTGCTGCCAGGTGGCGCCGCCGTCGCTGCTCCGGCTGAGCCTGCCCACGTCGTCGATCCCGTACAGAGCTCCGGACTGCGGCCAGGAGAGGAACGCCATGGTCGGCTGCTTGCCTGTGGCGAAGGTCCTGCCGCCGTCGGTGCTCCGCGCGACTCCGTCAACGGTGGTGGCGAGCACGGTGTCCGGGTCGTCGGGGCTCACGGCGATGTCCAGTGCCTGGAGGCCGGCCCGGTCGTCCCAGTCCGCGCCGTCCTTGCTGACACGCAGCAGGGCGTTCGTGCTGTCGTAACCGTAGATACTGCCGTGGGCGTAGTCGAGTGCGTGGAAGTCGACCTCGCCGGCAAGGGACCGGGTCTTCCAGGTCCTGCCGGAATCGGTGCTCTCGATCAGACCGCGGTTGGCGGGGCCGCCGGTGCCGGGGGCGGGGTGGCCGCTGGCCAGGAAGGTCTTCGCCTTGGCCACGGTGAAGCCCATGAAGTCGTCCGTGCTCGTGCCGACCTGCTGGGCCGCGCCGTCCTTGCCGAGCGTGAAGACTCCTTCGTGGGTGGCGACGTACAGCTGGTTGTCGGCGGGGTCGATGCCCAGCCCGTGGACGTGGCCGTGCAGCGAGGCGGACGGTTCCGCCGCACCGATGTCGCTGCCGTTGCCCGCCTCGGTGTCACTGCCGCTGAAGCAGGCGGTCAGCGTGAGTCCGAGCGCGAGGACCACGGCGGAGGCAAGGGGCCACCTGATGGTCGTGTTCTTCATCTTCTTCGTCCTGCCGGAAGTCGGGGAGTACGCCGCTGTTCCGGCCCTGGCACGAAGGGGCGCAGGGCCGGAACAGCAAGGCATCGTGTGCGGTTCAGAGCCGGTCGAGGATGCTGCGCATCTGTGCGATCTCGGCGGACTGGTTCTTGATGACCTCGTCGGCGAGCTTCTTGGCGGCGGCGTTGCGGCCGCTGGTCTGCTCGTCCTTCGCCATGTCGATGGCTCCGTTGTGGTGGTCGATCATCATCTGGGCGAACTTGCGGTCGAAGTCCGTGCCCTTCGCGGCCATGAGCGCGTCCATGTCCTCGTCGGACATCATCCCGGGCATCTCCCCCGAACCGTGGCCCGCGCCATGATCCACGCCCGGCGATTCGGGCTTGCCCCAGGCGCTGAGCCAGGACCGCATGGTCTGGATCTCGGGGTCCTGGGCCTTCTCGATCTGCCCGGCCAGGGTCCTGATCTCCTGGTCGGACGCGCGGCCGCCGACCAGCTCGGCCATCTCCAGGGCCTGCTGGTGGTGCGGGATCATCCCCTGGGCGAAGGCGACGTCCGCGTCGTTGAACGCGCCAGCGGCGGACGTCGCGGTGTTCGCCGGAGCGGCGGGGGAGCCGCTGCTGTCGGCACCGCCGCAGGCGGTGAGCAGCAGGGCCCCGGCGGCGACGGCTCCCACCACCGCGACTCGGCGGTGCGGGGGCATGCGGAAGGAACGCGTGAAGGCGATCATGTTCTGGGTACCTCGTGTGGTCGATTCTGAGCGAGTGGATGCGTAGGCGTGATGGCGGGCGGCCCTGATGAGCCTGTCCGCTCAGGGTTCGGCCTAGATCCGCAGAATCGACAGTCGTGCGAGGTCAGGAGGTCTGGGCGGAGGATCGGGACGCGCGGCTGCGAGAACCCTGGTGGCGAGCTTCGCGAACCAGTCGCGTCGGCCCAGGAACAGCGCGTGCAGCAGTGCGGCCAGAGCCCAGGAGCCGAGTACGGCCAGGCACAGCGAGGCCATGTCCATCGCCATGCCGGGCTCATCCGCCGGTGCGGAGACGATGATCAGCGCGGGGTCGGCGGCCGGTTCCGCAGCAGGTGGGGCTGGGGACAGGGCCATACCGGTGCCGGCATCTGCGCGGTGTCCGTGGCCGTGCGCGGGCATCCCGCCCATGCTTGCCGTGTGCGAGGAGGAGACCGTACCCGTGCCGGATCCGTCGCCGGGGTGACCGATGGTGTGCATGATGAACACACCGAGTGCCAGCACCAGGACAAGCAGGAGACGCGCTGCCACGCCCACCGCTCGTGTGTTCTGCTGCACCGCTGCGTTCACCTCCGCCGTCGACGATAGCCGAGACTCTGCGACCTGCCCTGTGGCGATCGGGTTCTCAGGGGATGGGGCCGTCACCATGCCCCGTCGTCTCCTCGGTGCGGGCTTCCGCTTGCGGGGAGACGCCGGCAGTGGGTGGCATCCGGCGCTCCGGGCATGGTGTCCGGCGCGTACTCCTCCTGACCCGACTCCTCCCCACACCGCCATGGCTGTGCCCCACCGGCCTCCGCAGGCTCCCCCCGGACGCGTCCACCTGCCGCAATCCCGACGATGGCGATGGTCGCGGCGATGAGCACGGCCGGCCCCACCCGGCTGAACAGGCGGCCCTCCTGGTCAAGGAACGCCATCCCGCATGGGAGCCGCGATCAGCCCGCGGAGGGACGCGGGGCGCGCCGGGGCGCGCGCTCCTTGAGCTCCTCCTCGTCGACCAACGTGAGCATCGGTTGGCCCGGCGCGCACACCATCGTCACCAGGAACGTGGTCGGTGCGTCCGACAGGGCGTTTCCGTCCTGGTAGTGGATCACGTCACCGCCCGGCTCCCAGAACGACCCACCAGCCTCGACCACCCGCTCCGGCTCACCCTCGAGCTCGAACCGGAGCGCGCCCTCCATCACGTATCCGAACGCCGGACCCGAGTGGCGGTGCGGAGGGAGCCCGGGGTGACCGGGAGGCCAGTCGACGAGGATGGTCATTCCCGACCCACCTTCGGGGAAGAAGGGCGGGGTGACTTCCTGCAGCAACTTGACTTCGGGCGGCAGCGCCACCTCGTGCCCCTCGGCAGGCGTCGCTGGCACCGGGTTCTGCTCTGACACTGTGATGCGCCTCCATCGGTCGGCCCCGAAGGGCGAATTTGCCTCTGCCGTCTCTTGAGGCCGGTGTCCGAACGTCCAACGGTGCGCTTGTGCCTGCGGGGCATACTCCCCGCTGGGGCGGAGCACCGCGCCCGGCCGCGTCGGCACGGCCGTGCGTTCGTCAGCCGAGGGCTTGGAGCAGTTCGTTGCACGCCGTCTCGCAGGAGCGGCAGGACTCGGAGCACAGGCGGCAGTGCTCCATGTGCGTGTGGCGGCCGCATTCGTCGCCGCACGCCTTGCACGCGGTGGCACACGCCTGCACGATGGCGCGGGTGATGTTGGCGTCGTAGCCGGTGTGGCGGGAAAGGACCGACGCGGTGGCATTGCAGATGTCGGCGCAGTCCATGTTGGTGCGAATGCACTTGGCCAGCTCTGCCGGCATGCCCTCCGACAGGCAGGCATCGGCGCACGCGGTACACGCCTGGGCACAGGCGATGCATTCCTCGATGCACTTGGTGAGCTTCTCGCGGTCGACTCGCCCGAGGTCTGCCGGATACGTGGCGAGCATCTCCTTCACCGACGTCACGGAGACCGCCTCCTTCCGTGCCGGAGGCCGGCGGGCCAGATGGCCACACCTCCTTGGTCTCCGGCCCCTACCTCATTCTCAACTGGCTCACAGGGCATCGCACACGCACCGCGGGCTTCGCTGACGCGTGCATGCGCCGAGCGGCCGCTCGCCGGCCCGCGGTCGGGCCCGGCTGTCGACGCGACCGCCGCGCCCGGCCCGACGGACGGAGGAGCGTCGGTGGGGATCAGCCCGTGCGGTGGTGGCCGTCCTGGGAGTCGCGGCCGCCCATCGTCGTGCCGGACATCCTCTCTTCCATGTGCTGCCGTGCCTTGTCGCGCTGGTCAGCGGGTAGATGGTCCGTGCAGTGGCGGATCATCTCGTCCATGTCCATGCCGTGGGCGTTGCCGGATGGCTGGGTGTGGGTGACGGGTGGTGTCGGGCGCGGCTCCCCGGAGGCCGATGCAGCGGTGGCGCCGTAGGCGCCGAGGCCGCCGAGGAGGGTGGTGGCCACGGCCACGCCGATGGTCCTTCGCCTGATCATGTCGGTGTCCCTTCCAGAATCCTTTGTCTCTCTCCGTAACTAGTGGGTCCGACGCTAGGAGCGGGGTGTGAAGAACTGATGAAGTGGCCGTGTGCGGGCCCTGTGCACTGATGACGCCCTGAATCGCAGGTGGAGCCGTCCGCAGGGGACCCTGCGCTCCCCGATTCGGCCGATGATCAGCGCATTTCTGCCCCGGGGATGTGATCACCGTTCGGCGGGCACTCTTTCGTCCCAGGCTTCCCTGCTTTGCTACCCCTGGGGGGTAGGCGTAGCTTCGGGCTCAGGAACCCAGGTGGCACCGCCCATCGCTCGGCGCACGGAA
It contains:
- a CDS encoding cupin domain-containing protein; amino-acid sequence: MALPPEVKLLQEVTPPFFPEGGSGMTILVDWPPGHPGLPPHRHSGPAFGYVMEGALRFELEGEPERVVEAGGSFWEPGGDVIHYQDGNALSDAPTTFLVTMVCAPGQPMLTLVDEEELKERAPRRAPRPSAG
- a CDS encoding DUF6153 family protein, whose protein sequence is MQQNTRAVGVAARLLLVLVLALGVFIMHTIGHPGDGSGTGTVSSSHTASMGGMPAHGHGHRADAGTGMALSPAPPAAEPAADPALIIVSAPADEPGMAMDMASLCLAVLGSWALAALLHALFLGRRDWFAKLATRVLAAARPDPPPRPPDLARLSILRI
- a CDS encoding four-helix bundle copper-binding protein; this translates as MLATYPADLGRVDREKLTKCIEECIACAQACTACADACLSEGMPAELAKCIRTNMDCADICNATASVLSRHTGYDANITRAIVQACATACKACGDECGRHTHMEHCRLCSESCRSCETACNELLQALG
- a CDS encoding DUF305 domain-containing protein — encoded protein: MIAFTRSFRMPPHRRVAVVGAVAAGALLLTACGGADSSGSPAAPANTATSAAGAFNDADVAFAQGMIPHHQQALEMAELVGGRASDQEIRTLAGQIEKAQDPEIQTMRSWLSAWGKPESPGVDHGAGHGSGEMPGMMSDEDMDALMAAKGTDFDRKFAQMMIDHHNGAIDMAKDEQTSGRNAAAKKLADEVIKNQSAEIAQMRSILDRL
- a CDS encoding F510_1955 family glycosylhydrolase, yielding MKNTTIRWPLASAVVLALGLTLTACFSGSDTEAGNGSDIGAAEPSASLHGHVHGLGIDPADNQLYVATHEGVFTLGKDGAAQQVGTSTDDFMGFTVAKAKTFLASGHPAPGTGGPANRGLIESTDSGRTWKTRSLAGEVDFHALDYAHGSIYGYDSTNALLRVSKDGADWDDRAGLQALDIAVSPDDPDTVLATTVDGVARSTDGGRTFATGKQPTMAFLSWPQSGALYGIDDVGRLSRSSDGGATWQQAGTVPGGQAQALTAVDDRHILAATRSGVYESRDGGRMFTKRFTVEAGDGH